From a region of the Natator depressus isolate rNatDep1 chromosome 15, rNatDep2.hap1, whole genome shotgun sequence genome:
- the SNRNP35 gene encoding U11/U12 small nuclear ribonucleoprotein 35 kDa protein has product MNEWAPIAKEYDPLKAGSIDGTDEEPHDRAIWRAMLARYVPNKGVTGDPHLTLFVARLNLQTTEEKLKEAFSRYGDIRKIRLVRDLVTGFSKGYAFIEYKEERALLKAHRDANRLVIDQHEIFVDFELERTLKGWIPRRLGGGFGGKKESGQLRFGGRDRPFRKPINLPTMKSDFYGEGPVEKRERSWSREGARDWRTRDRDPERNRDKRWLERERLWAWGESNRERERDSKEERSRGRERKDRERKDRERDRSRERDPKKQRDDDKHR; this is encoded by the coding sequence GCAGGGAGCATTGATGGCACAGATGAAGAGCCCCATGACCGTGCCATCTGGAGGGCCATGTTGGCACGGTATGTTCCCAATAAGGGGGTTACAGGAGATCCCCACCTCACTCTGTTTGTAGCGAGACTGAATCTACAAACCACAGAGGAGAAGCTGAAGGAAGCCTTTTCCAGGTATGGCGACATTAGGAAGATTCGTCTGGTTAGAGACTTGGTCACAGGTTTTTCCAAGGGCTATGCGTTTATAGAGTACAAAGAGGAACGGGCGCTCTTGAAAGCCCATAGAGATGCCAACAGGTTGGTTATTGACCAGCATGAGATATTTGTGGACTTTGAGCTGGAAAGGACCCTCAAAGGATGGATCCCTCGGAGACTTGGAGGTGGTTTTGGAGGAAAGAAGGAATCTGGGCAGCTGCGGTTCGGAGGGCGGGACAGGCCTTTCCGAAAGCCCATCAATTTGCCAACTATGAAAAGTGACTTCTATGGAGAGGGGCCTGTGGAGAAAAGGGAGAGGAGCTGGTCTCGAGAGGGAGCGAGGGACTGGAGAACGAGGGACCGAGACCCTGAAAGGAACCGAGACAAGAGATGGCTGGAAAGGGAGCGATTGTGGGCTTGGGGTGAAAGCAACCGGGAGAGAGAGCGGGATTCCAAAGAGGAAAggagcagaggaagagagaggaaggacagagagagaaaagacaggGAAAGAGACCGGAGCAGGGAGAGGGACCCTAAGAAGCAGAGAGATGATGACAAACATCGGTAG